The following proteins come from a genomic window of Yoonia sp. GPGPB17:
- a CDS encoding DUF6925 family protein yields MADLQTVLEKGLADPQAGWNMGSFGAIAEFHHVKDERPAVPNDMTQVTDRGGVQIARLNGVRPVAYETLSPRPHRWSQAVSLCLPATKAAMHRRDTLTELGSDDDALRPQDRGAILFDMGLAQLQVDFCIRTADPALLEILRAHSGQSLFAAGNPAMPAILQAHPHRVALTRIGRVEVYQMIGGPDTGGTSPEGPHTHVLPKLLRAGRTHSANAPIPDGWIPCAGFHPENPVIGRLGEEKALNQAAFDAFQALLSDWGVDDYCAAKNTVWAALKAGQLPQSISEPATRTGRAGLRNGLRQWRRLHGDSKLLDQWAARFDASTLSEDVEAENPGHEG; encoded by the coding sequence ATGGCTGACTTGCAAACCGTACTGGAAAAAGGCCTTGCCGATCCGCAGGCAGGTTGGAACATGGGGTCATTCGGGGCTATCGCCGAGTTTCATCATGTCAAAGATGAGAGACCCGCCGTGCCCAACGACATGACGCAGGTCACAGATCGCGGGGGCGTGCAGATCGCGCGCCTGAATGGGGTACGCCCTGTCGCCTACGAAACACTCAGCCCGCGCCCGCATCGATGGAGTCAGGCGGTATCGCTTTGCCTGCCAGCGACCAAGGCCGCGATGCATCGGCGTGACACCCTGACGGAACTGGGCTCGGATGACGATGCGCTGCGCCCGCAGGATCGTGGCGCGATCCTGTTCGACATGGGCCTTGCCCAGTTGCAGGTTGATTTCTGTATTCGCACCGCCGACCCTGCCTTGCTGGAGATTTTGCGTGCACATTCTGGCCAGTCCCTGTTTGCGGCCGGAAACCCAGCCATGCCCGCCATTTTGCAGGCGCATCCGCATCGCGTGGCGTTGACACGGATCGGGCGGGTTGAGGTGTATCAGATGATCGGCGGACCGGACACAGGCGGCACCTCGCCCGAAGGGCCCCATACGCATGTCTTGCCCAAACTTCTGCGCGCAGGCCGCACGCATTCCGCCAATGCACCCATTCCGGATGGCTGGATCCCTTGTGCGGGCTTTCACCCCGAAAACCCTGTAATCGGGCGGCTCGGGGAAGAAAAGGCGCTAAACCAAGCAGCGTTTGATGCCTTTCAAGCATTGCTGTCAGATTGGGGGGTAGATGATTACTGCGCGGCGAAGAATACCGTTTGGGCCGCATTGAAAGCGGGCCAGTTGCCGCAAAGCATATCAGAGCCTGCTACGCGCACAGGCAGGGCGGGTCTGCGCAACGGATTGCGGCAATGGCGCAGGTTGCATGGCGACAGCAAGCTGCTTGATCAATGGGCGGCGCGGTTCGATGCATCCACCCTTAGCGAAGATGTTGAAGCGGAAAATCCGGGGCATGAAGGATGA
- a CDS encoding adenosylcobinamide amidohydrolase has translation MSGVTVNRPWLRFDLGAEMQVLSWAINKPGFVRASRIIWREVRNADLPKDLNVRAWLDNELRQHGSLDAIAFLTSRNVTAFHDITTQVYQCTAQCVATVGLSNSERVGHRVQRPAGAWGTINVAVRLDRGLTQTGLIEALSIATQARTAAIMDAGLALPAGKATGTGTDCIAVAAPVGPDDYAGLHTDIGEALGAAVYRATLFGARDWLADQPNLKEGTTDG, from the coding sequence ATGAGCGGCGTCACCGTGAACCGGCCCTGGCTGCGCTTTGATCTTGGCGCAGAGATGCAAGTCCTCAGCTGGGCCATCAACAAACCGGGCTTTGTGCGGGCAAGCCGCATCATCTGGCGTGAGGTACGCAATGCCGACCTGCCAAAAGACCTGAATGTACGGGCCTGGCTGGACAACGAACTGCGCCAGCACGGATCGCTGGATGCTATTGCATTTCTGACATCGCGTAACGTGACGGCCTTCCATGATATCACAACGCAAGTTTACCAATGCACGGCCCAGTGCGTGGCGACCGTTGGATTATCAAATTCTGAGCGTGTTGGTCATCGAGTACAGCGACCCGCCGGGGCGTGGGGCACGATCAACGTGGCAGTGCGCCTCGACCGGGGGCTGACACAGACTGGCCTGATCGAGGCGCTTAGCATTGCCACCCAAGCACGAACAGCTGCGATCATGGATGCGGGGCTGGCCCTGCCCGCCGGGAAAGCCACCGGAACAGGCACTGATTGCATCGCTGTCGCCGCCCCCGTTGGACCCGACGACTACGCAGGATTACACACCGATATCGGCGAAGCATTGGGGGCCGCCGTTTATCGCGCGACACTTTTCGGCGCGCGTGACTGGCTGGCTGATCAACCCAACTTGAAGGAAGGAACCACCGATGGCTGA